Within Pseudomonas paeninsulae, the genomic segment AGCTGGCAATGCTGGTACTCGGCGGCTTATTGCTGGGCAGCCATTGGCTGACCTTCTTCGAGGCGGTGACGGTTTCCAGCGTGGCCATCGCCACCCTTGGTTTCGCCAGTTTTCCGGCGTTTACCGTACTGCTCGAAGGTCTGCTGTTTCGCGAACGCACGCGGCCCAGCGAATTCGCCATGGTCGCCGTGGTCTGCCTGGGATTGATCCTGGTCACGCCGAATTTCGACCTCGGCAGCCAGGCTACCGTCGGGCTGCTCTGGGCAGTGCTGTCGGGCTTGCTGTTCGCCCTGTTGTCACTGCTCAACCGCGCCAGTACCCGCGGCCTGGATCCGGTGCAGGCGGCGCTGTGTCAGAACCTCACGGTGCTGCTGTGCTTCCTGCCGTTCGCCTGGCCGCTGCTGCCCGACCTGGCGCTGCTCGACTGGTTCTGGCTGGCCATGCTCGGGGTGTTCTGTACCGGCTTGGCGCACAGCCTGTTCGTCGCCAGCCTGCGCGTAATCAAGGCGCGCAGCGCCGCGGTGATCTTCGCCCTGGAGCCGGTCTACGGCATCGCCTTCGCCTGGTGGTTGTTCAACGAGATACCGACGCTGCGCATGCTGCTCGGCGGCAGCCTGATTATCCTGGCGATTTTCTTCTCGGCACGCATGGCGCGCTGAGGAGCCGACTGGCCCAGCTGGCATAAGGAGGGAACCCTCGCCAGTCTGGCCGCAGCTCGAACTGGATTAGGCCGGTTTACCCTTGGCGCGCATCCTGTCGGCCATGCTGATCATCTCGTCATACAGCAATTGCGGGTTCTTCTGCTTCAACGCCCAGGCCAGGCGCCCCTGCTCATGGGGCAGGATCATGAACTCGCCCTTGGCCATCTCGGCATAGATGTAGTCGGCGATATCCGCGGCGCTGATCGGCGAGCTTTCCAGCAGCTTGCCGACCTGGGCCTTCATCGCCGGAGTCGGGCCACGGAAGGAGTCGAGCAGGTTGGTCTGGAAGAACGACGGGCAGACCACATGCACCCCGACTTCCTGTTGTTTCAATTCGATCAGCAGGCTTTCCGACAGCGCCACTACGCCGGCCTTGGCCACGTTGTAGTTGCTCATCGCCGGGCCTTGCATCAGGGCCGCCATCGACGCGATGTTGACAATCTTGCCCTTGCTGCGCTCGAGCAAGGGCAGGAACGCCTTGCAGCCCTTGACCACGCCCATCAGGTTGATCGCGATCTGCCAATCCCAATCCTCCAGCGATAGCTCGTCGAAGAAACCGCCCGAGGCCACACCGGCGTTATTGACGATCACATCGATGCCACCGAACTTCTCCTCGCAGGACTGCGCCAGAGCGGTCAGCTGACTGTAGTCGCGCACGTCGCAACGCTGGGTGAAACCATCACCACCGGCTGCGCGGATCAATTCCAGCGTTTCGGCGAGACCCGCCTCGTTGACATCGGCGAGCGCCAGACGCCAGCCCTCGCGCGCCCAGCGCAGGGCGATTTCACGACCCAACCCCGAACCTGCGCCGGTAATCATCATCCGATTTTGCATATGGAAGTCGCCTTGTGTTGTGCGATGAAAGAGAAGACAAGGCCCAGTGTATCCAAGGAAATAGTCAGCCCCACGCACCATCATGCAGCTGAATGTCCAAGGCAAACTGCCGCCACTGCCACCCGCCACAGGCAGACCAGACAGCGGCTTCGCAGCCGGTCAGCGCCCATGCCGCCAACGCCAGAGCAAAAAGCCATACACCAACAGATTCGGCAACAGCACGAAAGCTGCCAGCCACAGCTGGATAGAGGGCGTGAGCCCGGTCGGATAGATTATCGGCAGCAGATAGTGCTCGATAAAACCAGCGCTGTAGCCCGCTTGCCCCGCGGCGTGACGCAGGTCGTTTTCCAGAGAGGTCAGCGGGCACAGCAGTTGCAGTGCCTCGACCGTCACCGCCCAGAGCACTGCGGGCAGATGCAGCCAGGCAAGCCAGCGCCAGCGCCAGCGCAACACCAGCAAACCACCGAGTAGCGCGAAAACAATGAACAGCAGATGCAGGAGCAACACGGCATCTGCGGCCAGACGCAGGAGCATGGTTCCCCCTACCTTGAACGCGTTGAACGTATGCAACGATAACCCCGACGCGGCTACCATCGCGACAGTCCACGCTCATCACGATGCGAGCCGGCATGCAAGGTTAGGTACGTATTAGCTGTTGCGAGCACTGCAGGCGCAGGGGGCTCCTCGTAGGAGCGGCCAGGCAGCATTCTGTTTCAGCCACAAAATTCGCGGATAAAACCGCCCCCACAGGGAGACAGATACGCCATGCAAGACGCAACGGGGGCATAACCTTGAAAAAAGTCGCACCTGTCGGCGTGAGGCGGTTACTGCTGAGTTTTTTCAGCGGCCCGCTAAAGGCTTCAGGTAAGCAGATAGAAATTAACAGACAACCCGAACGGGTTTAAAGATGGAGGCGACCCCACCAGCCACACCCCGGCACACAATGTAACCGCTGCGGCTGCTCCCTTCCAGGCCTGACCGGGTTCACGGTTGATCGTTGCGGGGGGACCGGCAGGGCCACCATAACGCTACTCGCCTTGCAGCGAGCCGGGCCATTGTACCGGCTTGTCTTGAACTTACAACTGCTTCAAACACTTAGCCCTATTTTTGCGGCTTTACCCAGGCATGAATAAAACCCGGAATACCCAACCAACTGCGCCAGCCCATTCGTGTTTTCGCATGGGCTGCATGTAATTGCTCGAGGTGGTCTGCAGCATCTTCATCAAGCGCCTAGGCTCAGCAACAAAAGCATGCCTGCTAGCAACTATGGGCTTCAGCGCTTCGCAACAGCCGACTCGCTAAAGACCCCGATGCACTCCGTAAAAACAATACACAACAGATAATTTCGGCGATGGATTCAGTCATGCACTAAAACATCGAGCAGACCGATTTAGGCCTACATTTTCCGCTCAAAAATACGGCGCTGCATTACAAACCGACACATGCGCGGAATTTCCGGCACGGTCGCGAGTCAGAAAACAGGTCCGGCGTTTGCAGAATCTGCCCGGAATCAATGTCTACGAGACGAAATCGCAGTACTCTGCGCGAGGCATTATCAGCGCCACCCTCTCATTCCAAGGAGCAACAACATGGCCATGACTAAAGACCAACTGATCAGTGATATCGCCGAAGCCATCGACGCCCCCAAGACCACCGTGCGTGCGGCACTCGAGCAACTCAGCGAAATCGTCAGCGATGCCCTGGAAAACGACAGCGAAATCACCCTGCCCGGCATCGGCAAGTTGAAAGTCAGCGATCGCCCAGCCCGCACCGGACGCAACCCGCAAACCGGCAAGGCAATCGAAATCGCAGCGAAGAAAGTCGTCAAGTACGTACCGGCCAAAGCCCTGACCGACGCGATCAACTGAGCAACACAAGAAGCAAGCTGGAAAACGGTGTCCGCTGCGCTGCCAGACCATTGGCCGACAGCGGAAACCTTACCTGAGCGAGCCTACAGGCTTTGCAGCCATGCAAAGCTGGCTCCTACACAATCATATCCATCACCGCGAACCGTACTCGCGCAGCAGTAGGCCAACTCGCGGCGGCGGCATCCAATGGCGGGCTGTCGCTGCGCTCCGAGGCCGTACGCGGCGGCCGCTATGTCACGCCCAACGTCAGCCGCTTACTGCACCAGCGGCG encodes:
- a CDS encoding DMT family transporter produces the protein MTERKALLAIHLGALLFGLSGIFGKLANTVPIAIVGGRAIFAVIALALFARLLSQDNSQRPNARQLAMLVLGGLLLGSHWLTFFEAVTVSSVAIATLGFASFPAFTVLLEGLLFRERTRPSEFAMVAVVCLGLILVTPNFDLGSQATVGLLWAVLSGLLFALLSLLNRASTRGLDPVQAALCQNLTVLLCFLPFAWPLLPDLALLDWFWLAMLGVFCTGLAHSLFVASLRVIKARSAAVIFALEPVYGIAFAWWLFNEIPTLRMLLGGSLIILAIFFSARMAR
- a CDS encoding SDR family oxidoreductase; translated protein: MQNRMMITGAGSGLGREIALRWAREGWRLALADVNEAGLAETLELIRAAGGDGFTQRCDVRDYSQLTALAQSCEEKFGGIDVIVNNAGVASGGFFDELSLEDWDWQIAINLMGVVKGCKAFLPLLERSKGKIVNIASMAALMQGPAMSNYNVAKAGVVALSESLLIELKQQEVGVHVVCPSFFQTNLLDSFRGPTPAMKAQVGKLLESSPISAADIADYIYAEMAKGEFMILPHEQGRLAWALKQKNPQLLYDEMISMADRMRAKGKPA
- a CDS encoding DUF2784 domain-containing protein yields the protein MLLRLAADAVLLLHLLFIVFALLGGLLVLRWRWRWLAWLHLPAVLWAVTVEALQLLCPLTSLENDLRHAAGQAGYSAGFIEHYLLPIIYPTGLTPSIQLWLAAFVLLPNLLVYGFLLWRWRHGR
- a CDS encoding HU family DNA-binding protein, which codes for MAMTKDQLISDIAEAIDAPKTTVRAALEQLSEIVSDALENDSEITLPGIGKLKVSDRPARTGRNPQTGKAIEIAAKKVVKYVPAKALTDAIN